The genome window AGACTATTTCTTTTTTATTAGAATTCTTTGGTAGTATTTTTTCATCCCCTATGGAGTTAGTAACTAATGGAAGAATAGCATTGGATTTTGCCATAGGAGAAGTTACCCTTAGCACTTTAATAGTAAAATAAAAACTCGAGCCAACTCCCAACTCACTGGTAAAAGAAATATCACCCCCCATCAACCTAGCCAGACGACGACTAATCACCAAACCTAAACCAGTGCCACCATAACGGCGATTTATAGCCCCATCCGCCTGTACAAAAGGATTAAATAATTTGTCTTGATTTTCCTTCGCAATGCCGATGCCCGTATCCTTTACCAAAAATTGAATTAAACAATCATCCTGCCCATCCTTACTTTCATCATCCATAGACACCATTACTGTAACGCTACCTTGTTGAGTAAACTTTAAACCATTGCCTATTAAATTAATCAATACTTGTCTTACCCTACCCACATCTCCCCGCACATATACAGGAGTATTAGATGCCCACAATAACTTCAAATCCAAACCTTGATTTTTAGCTTGAAAACTAAGTAAATCAATAACATTCTTGACACACTGTTGTAAATTAAAATCTTCCAAAACTAAATCTAAATGCCCTGATTCAATTTTAGAAAAATCCAAAATATCATTAATAATCAACAATAAACTTTTACCACTATCTTCGATGGTTTGGATAAAATCATATTGCTCATCATCCAAAGAAGTATCTTTTAATAGATTAAGAATGCCGAATATTCCATTAAGAGGAGTACGAATTTCGTGACTCATCATCGCCAAAAACTGACTTTTCGCATTATTAGCATTTTCAGCTTCCGCCCTTGCCCTTTCTAGTAAAACATTACGATTACTAGCTTGCCACAAAGAATTTAAACCCCAAACCAATAACCAAGAAATTACCACCCCGGCAATTAATACCACCAGAGGAAGAGGAGATTTATTTTCCCGAATTAAAGTATTATTAGGAATTAAAACTATCTCCCATTGAATGCCTCGATAACTAAAACTACTATTTTTACGCCATAATAAGTTATCTTTTTCCTCACTATGAGTGGTACTATAAATTAAAGAATTATTATCATAAATAAAAACTTGATAACCTTTAATACTTTCTTCCCTTAGTAAGGAATAAAATAAAGAATTGATATTAAATACCCCGATGATAAATCCATCAAATTCATCATTAATAAAGATAGGATTATAGATGATAAAACCTTTAACTCCTTGTACTAAATCTACTTTTGGAGTAATATAACTATCTCTTATTTCTTTGGCAGTATTAAGAGAATTTAGTCTTTTTTGCTCAAAAGAAAGATCTAAATTTAAGACCATTTCGTTCCCTTTTTCTGGAACTATCCAGCGGACAAAATAATCTCTATCAGCCCAATGTATGGCTTGATAACCTGAACGATTAAGTAAATAATTAGAAACATCATTTTGCCATTCTAAACGATTATAACCACCCCTAAACTCCCAACCCCTAACAAATCTTTGTAGGGCATTTATTTCTGACTGTAACTTATTTTGAATTTTTGTTTCCGTTGTAATTAACTGGGCAGAAATTTGTTGCTCTATTTGCATTCTTTCTCTAACACTTAGCAAGTGAAAAAGAAAAAAAGAAATCCCCGTCATAGATACACCAAGGGATAAAGTTAACAAATTTTTGTACTTAATAAATGTCATGGATATTAATAAAGCCCTGATATTCTAATCATAAATTAAATAGTGAAGATATAACGGAAGGAAAAAGAAATTAGTCTTTCATGCTATAAATCGAATAGAGAGATT of Cyanobacterium sp. HL-69 contains these proteins:
- a CDS encoding Signal transduction histidine kinase, with the translated sequence MTFIKYKNLLTLSLGVSMTGISFFLFHLLSVRERMQIEQQISAQLITTETKIQNKLQSEINALQRFVRGWEFRGGYNRLEWQNDVSNYLLNRSGYQAIHWADRDYFVRWIVPEKGNEMVLNLDLSFEQKRLNSLNTAKEIRDSYITPKVDLVQGVKGFIIYNPIFINDEFDGFIIGVFNINSLFYSLLREESIKGYQVFIYDNNSLIYSTTHSEEKDNLLWRKNSSFSYRGIQWEIVLIPNNTLIRENKSPLPLVVLIAGVVISWLLVWGLNSLWQASNRNVLLERARAEAENANNAKSQFLAMMSHEIRTPLNGIFGILNLLKDTSLDDEQYDFIQTIEDSGKSLLLIINDILDFSKIESGHLDLVLEDFNLQQCVKNVIDLLSFQAKNQGLDLKLLWASNTPVYVRGDVGRVRQVLINLIGNGLKFTQQGSVTVMVSMDDESKDGQDDCLIQFLVKDTGIGIAKENQDKLFNPFVQADGAINRRYGGTGLGLVISRRLARLMGGDISFTSELGVGSSFYFTIKVLRVTSPMAKSNAILPLVTNSIGDEKILPKNSNKKEIVSHSSLPKTITTDNNNPVESPKNRDNTLRVLVAEDNPVNQKVALLLLKKLGYTPHLAVNGLKVVEAFEKEECYDVVLMDMQMPEMDGLTATQWIRNNVNHAVQPYIIAMTANATKADEKLCFDAGMDDYISKPFDFQVLTEKLNLLAMAMAEDIS